In Flavobacterium sp. CBA20B-1, one DNA window encodes the following:
- a CDS encoding DUF4256 domain-containing protein, with the protein MTMKSKLSAEEQSILLDTLKKRFAKNRHRHKNIDWNDVETKLQKNPSNIDVLLRMEETGGEPDVVVFDEKSNEIVFCDCSKESPKGRRSFCYDRPALDARKEHKPANSVIDAAHEIGIKLLNEEEYRALQALETFDTKTSTWIETPQKIRDLGGVLFGDFRYDTVFFYHNGASSYYAARGFRGLLKI; encoded by the coding sequence ATGACAATGAAAAGCAAATTATCAGCAGAAGAACAATCTATTTTATTAGATACCTTAAAAAAAAGATTCGCAAAGAACAGGCATCGACATAAAAATATCGATTGGAATGATGTGGAAACAAAATTGCAAAAAAATCCTTCAAATATCGATGTGTTGTTGAGAATGGAAGAAACCGGTGGCGAACCTGATGTGGTGGTTTTTGATGAGAAATCAAATGAAATTGTTTTTTGTGATTGTTCAAAGGAAAGCCCAAAAGGGCGTCGCAGTTTTTGTTATGACCGCCCCGCTTTGGATGCCCGTAAAGAACACAAACCAGCAAACAGTGTTATTGATGCCGCGCACGAAATTGGAATTAAATTGTTGAATGAAGAAGAATACCGAGCTTTACAGGCTTTAGAAACTTTTGATACAAAAACATCGACCTGGATTGAAACGCCTCAAAAAATCCGAGATTTAGGTGGTGTTTTATTTGGCGATTTTCGATACGATACCGTGTTTTTTTATCACAATGGGGCTTCCTCTTATTATGCGGCACGCGGTTTTCGTGGCTTGTTAAAAATTTAG
- a CDS encoding DUF808 domain-containing protein translates to MASGFFAILDDIAALMDDVAVTSKIATQKTAGILGDDLAVNAEKATGFLSSREIPVLMKIMKGSFVNKLIIVPFVFLLEWLYSPAITVILIIGGFYLAFEGVEKIVEFLFHRKKKGVEVIEEATEVTEDGEALEKAKIKSAITTDFILSLEIVIIALAAAKSGYESLKSEFNPLLVEIVTVSIVAIIATVGVYGIVALIVRMDDAGYKLIKKSKSETGFLATLGNFLIKALPWVIKGLAVVGTLALLLVSGGIFDHNIAYLHHLLPNVPEMPKQFLYGIVAGLIVVLLVTAYKKMFGRKTSH, encoded by the coding sequence ATGGCATCAGGCTTTTTTGCAATTTTAGACGATATCGCTGCGTTAATGGACGATGTGGCAGTAACGAGTAAAATTGCAACACAAAAAACAGCAGGCATTTTAGGAGATGATTTAGCAGTGAATGCAGAAAAAGCAACCGGTTTTCTATCTTCGAGAGAAATTCCGGTACTCATGAAAATTATGAAAGGATCTTTCGTAAACAAACTGATTATAGTTCCTTTTGTTTTCCTTTTAGAATGGCTGTATTCACCCGCAATCACTGTTATATTAATCATCGGTGGATTTTATTTGGCCTTTGAAGGCGTAGAAAAAATTGTGGAATTTTTGTTTCACAGAAAGAAAAAAGGAGTGGAAGTAATCGAGGAAGCTACTGAAGTTACCGAAGACGGCGAGGCGCTAGAAAAAGCAAAAATTAAATCGGCTATTACTACCGACTTTATTCTATCATTAGAAATTGTGATTATTGCCTTAGCAGCTGCAAAATCGGGCTATGAATCGCTAAAATCTGAGTTCAACCCGCTTCTTGTTGAAATTGTAACAGTTTCCATCGTTGCCATCATCGCAACAGTTGGGGTTTATGGAATTGTAGCTCTAATAGTGCGTATGGACGATGCCGGCTACAAACTGATAAAAAAATCAAAAAGTGAAACAGGTTTTCTGGCTACTTTAGGCAACTTTTTAATTAAAGCCCTTCCTTGGGTAATTAAAGGTTTAGCGGTTGTTGGAACATTGGCTTTACTATTGGTTTCTGGCGGTATTTTTGATCATAACATAGCGTATCTGCATCATCTGCTGCCAAATGTACCCGAGATGCCAAAACAATTCTTATACGGTATTGTTGCCGGTTTAATTGTAGTTTTACTAGTTACAGCTTATAAAAAAATGTTTGGTAGAAAGACAAGTCATTAA
- a CDS encoding c-type cytochrome — MKNTLVFGLLAACMTTSCGKKEEKKEALYPENVAEKLSPEDQLVADGKELFESNKAACFSCHKVDKKVIGPSVKEIAKVYKEQNGDMIAFLRKKADPIVDPSQYNVMETNFAILKTMSDEELQALEAYMMSTLE, encoded by the coding sequence ATGAAAAATACTTTAGTTTTTGGATTGTTGGCCGCTTGTATGACAACATCCTGCGGTAAAAAAGAAGAAAAAAAAGAAGCATTGTATCCTGAAAATGTTGCAGAAAAATTAAGTCCCGAAGATCAGTTGGTTGCAGACGGAAAAGAGTTGTTTGAAAGTAACAAAGCAGCTTGTTTTTCGTGTCATAAAGTGGATAAAAAAGTGATTGGGCCTAGCGTTAAAGAAATTGCTAAGGTTTACAAAGAACAAAATGGCGACATGATAGCATTTTTGCGTAAAAAAGCCGACCCAATTGTTGACCCGTCGCAATACAACGTGATGGAAACCAATTTTGCTATTCTTAAAACTATGAGCGACGAAGAGCTGCAAGCTTTAGAAGCATATATGATGAGTACGTTAGAGTAA
- the hemB gene encoding porphobilinogen synthase: MFPLHRGRRLRVNESMRSLVRETTLSPSDFMFPMFIAEGENVKVEIPSMPGIFRRSIDLTVEEVKELFALGIRAINIYVKVDESLKDNTGKEAWNDNGLMQRAIREIKIACPEMIVMPDVALDPYSIYGHDGIIKNGDIANDETNEALVKMAVSHAKAGADFVAPSDMMDGRVLRLRQGLDAAGFQNVGIMSYSAKYASAFYGPFRDALDSAPKETGEVIPKDKKTYQMDYANRIEAVKEAVWDAEEGADMVMVKPGIAYLDIVREVKNAVNIPVTVFHVSGEYAMIKAAAEKGWLDHDKIMMEQLMCIKRAGASLISTYFAKEAAILLNNLK, encoded by the coding sequence ATGTTTCCATTACACAGAGGTCGTCGTTTAAGAGTAAACGAATCTATGAGAAGTTTGGTTCGCGAAACCACTTTAAGTCCGAGCGATTTTATGTTTCCGATGTTTATTGCCGAAGGCGAAAACGTAAAAGTAGAAATCCCTTCAATGCCCGGAATTTTTCGTCGTTCGATAGATTTAACGGTGGAAGAAGTGAAAGAATTATTTGCTTTAGGAATTCGTGCTATAAACATTTATGTAAAGGTTGATGAATCGTTAAAAGACAACACCGGAAAAGAAGCTTGGAACGACAATGGACTGATGCAACGTGCCATTCGCGAAATCAAAATCGCCTGTCCTGAAATGATTGTAATGCCCGATGTGGCGCTCGACCCCTATTCAATTTACGGTCATGATGGAATCATAAAAAACGGTGATATCGCCAATGACGAAACCAACGAAGCACTCGTAAAAATGGCGGTTTCACATGCCAAAGCCGGAGCCGATTTTGTAGCACCAAGCGATATGATGGACGGTCGTGTGTTGCGTTTGCGTCAAGGATTAGATGCGGCAGGTTTTCAAAATGTGGGCATTATGAGTTATTCGGCTAAATATGCTTCGGCTTTTTACGGACCATTTCGTGATGCATTGGATTCTGCGCCAAAAGAAACTGGAGAAGTTATACCAAAAGACAAAAAAACCTACCAAATGGATTACGCCAATCGTATCGAAGCTGTGAAAGAAGCCGTTTGGGACGCCGAAGAAGGCGCCGATATGGTGATGGTAAAACCCGGAATTGCTTACCTCGACATCGTTCGTGAGGTAAAAAATGCCGTAAATATTCCCGTTACCGTTTTTCACGTTTCGGGCGAATATGCCATGATAAAAGCTGCTGCCGAAAAAGGTTGGCTCGATCACGACAAAATCATGATGGAACAACTCATGTGCATTAAACGCGCCGGAGCGAGTTTGATTTCGACTTATTTTGCCAAGGAAGCCGCGATTTTGTTGAACAACTTAAAATAA